Genomic segment of Bdellovibrio bacteriovorus:
TTTGTCAAAGCTCTCTCGTAAGCGCGGCGGCCGTTAGCTTCAACTTCCACTTCGCCTTCAAGTTCCCCTAAGCCCTGTTTCACGATCGTTGCGATTTCGTTATCGTCTTCAACTACTAAGCATCTCATACAGAGTCACCTTTGTTACGTTCATGTTATTTCTGAGCCCAAGGATATAACAGGTTTGTCTCTAAACAAAAGTCGGAAATGTAATAAAACCCCGTAAACACAGCATTATTACATACATTTAACGGACGTCTCATTTTGGATTGCAAACTTAAAATCAAACTGTGCCGTAATCAGGATTGCATAAATGAGATTTCGCATTTACGGCGAGGCGCGAAAAATAAAAAAACGGGCTCCTGGTCAGAGAGCCCGTTCGACATGGTCATTAGGTTTTTAGATCAGATTATTATCTCTTAAGCTGGATAACCTCGTTCAAAAGTTCATCTGTCGTCGTGATTGTCTTCGCATTCGCTTGGAAACCACGTTGATTTTGAATCATGTTTACGAATTCAGTCGCCAAATCTACAGTAGATCTCTCAAGAGATTTTGCGAACAACTTACCGCGGCCTGCTGAACCCGGGCCACCCAAAGAAGCAGCACCAGAGTCTCTAGATTCTTTCAAACGATTGTTACCAACTTTGAATAGGGCTTCCGGATTTTCGAATTTCGCAAGAGCGATCTGAGCAAGGTCAGAAGCTTGTCCGTTCGAGTAAACCGCAGTCAAGATACCTTCATCATTGAATGACAAGCCAGTGATTGTTCCTGCCGCCGCTCCGTCTTGGTTCCAAGAGATCAAGTCCGAGTTTTTACCGTACTGCTTAGTACCTTCCAAACCTTTACCGCCATCTTTAATAGCGTCACCGAAGTTGATCTTAACTTGTTGACCCTGAAGAGCACCGCCCTTGAAGTTGAATGCAGAGTCAGTCACTTCTTGTGAATCCAATTTACCGTCAACTGTGAAAGTCAATTTACCAGCAACAACTTGAGACAATGCTCCGTCTTCGCCACCAGTCACTTCTTTACCGTCAACCAAACCTTTGAATTCCCACTCACGATCAGCCACTTTATTGAAGAAGAAGCTTACCAAGTGTTTGTTACCTTGAGAGTCATACATCTCTACACCTGTAGAGTAGTGAGAGGTAGAATATGGATCTTTGATATCAAATTTCTTAGTCGCTTCCATGCGCGAGTCTAAGTTCAAATCCAATTTCAATTCTTTTGTAGCTTTCGCTGGGATCAAAGCTCGAGGGAATTTGATATCTGTCATTTTGTTAACGATATTGCCCTTCTCGTCTGTCGAGAAACCTTGAACTCTTTGATTGTCGTTCGTTACCAAGTAACCTTCACGGTCAAAGTGGAAAGAACCGTCACGAGTGAAAGATTCACCATCGGAACCTTTTACTTTGAAGTAACCGTCACCAGAAATCGCCAAGTCAGTGACTTTTTCTGTAGCGTCGATGTTACCTTGAGTTAAGATTGGGTTTACTGCACCGATCTTCACACCGCGACCGATTTGGTTACCACCAAGAATACCTTTTAAGTTTTTAGAAATAATGTCTTGGAATTCTGCACGGCTTGCTTTGAAACCGATAGTGTTCGCGTTGGCGATGTTGTCCCCGATAACGCCCAAAGCCTCGCCTTGCGCAGTCATACCAGACACACCCGTGTAAAGAGATGAAAGAATACCCATGTGACCTCCATGTCGTTGGCGTCTTCAATCGGAATCCGCCGTTTGGAGGGCCTCCTCTACGAGGACCAGCCCTAAAATTATTTAATTTTTCAAACAAAAGCTAACTAAGCCCGTCCACTCTGTTAACTTCTTTGCGAACCAGTTCAGCCTTCGAGCTCCGCTCTTCGGCCTCTTCCGCGTCCGCGGGCGTTCTAGATAACTACTGTTGAGTCGATGTTCGTGAATACATTTTCTTTCAATGCATTCTTATCCATCACCGTCACAACGGTATTATTCTTCACGCTGACGATCAGTGCCGAGTCATTCATTAACACTAATGAATCCTTGGAACCTTTCGCCGCCGCTCTCGAGATCGCGTCTTGCAGCTTCGTGATGTCCTCAGGTGAATAACTAATCCCCCGAGTTCTCATGCGCTCAATCGCGTGATTCGAGAACTTCACTCCTTCAACAGCCTTGGCAAGGCCTTGAGGATTTACTTGTCCAACATTCTGAGGCGTTACGCCCGAGATGTTGTTCAAGGTGTCCTTGAAGGAAGGTCCCTTACCCAAGTCAGGTTGTTTTATCTTCCCTGGCTGGCTCGGAACAAGTTGATCGAATGTTTGTATCTTCTTTAAATCTACCATTACTTCGCTGTCTCCTTAGCGATCTTCTCCATCATGTCGCGGGACAAACCCACATTCTTCATGATATTCGATTTTGCCGTAGGAGCGCTAGCAGTGGAAGATGTTTGTTGAACAACATTCCCCTCTTTTTCAGTTTGTCCTAGGGCATCATCTTTCTTCAAGTCTAGGTTTGTAACATCATTTATTTTCTGGTCGTTACTCATAAGACGAGGGTCTGTGATCTTTTTCACGTCAGAGAAACGAATCGCCTGATTTCCCACGTGAAGAACAGGGCCTTCTGGTGAATAACTCACGCCTGTGATCATTCCTTCGAAGTCTGTTTTCAATCCCATTTTTTTGCCATCGCCTGTTTTTGCTTCTGCGATGAATTGATATTCTCCCGGAGGAGCTTTCATTGCTTTTTCATCCTCACCGTTCCAAGTCAGTTTGTTTTCACCTGGCTTCAAACCTTTGAGGTTGTATGAACGAACAATGTTTCCTTCGGCATCACGAACTTTCACACTCACTTCCGCCGCTTCCATTGGAAGATTGAATTTGAAATCGTGTTCTTTATCATTCACGCCACGAACAACTTTCGAAGAATCACCTGATACAGCTTTGCCGATCAAGTTCAACGCTTGGAAACTTTCTGTTGGTTTCTGTCCGTTTTTCAATTCTTCCAATGTTCTGTTCATGTTCTGCATTTGCTCTAGAGACGAGAAGTTTGCAAGCTGTGCCGCCATCTCGTGACTCTTCATTGGATTCGTCGGATCTTGGTTTTTCATTTGCGTCAGCATCAACTTGAAGAAAGCATCTTTATCCAAGTTGGGATTCCCCGTTGTACGGGCTTTCTTCGCTGGATCCGTCCAATTGGCATCAACGATTTTATTTAAAACTTCGCCGACGTTTTCGCCGCCAAGTTTATCTTTATCGAGAGCACTGATGTTAGAAGCACCCACGTTTTCGGCTTTCGTAGTTGTTGCGCCGAATGCGTTGACTCCTAGTTTGGTACTCATGACTGCCATTGAGGTCTCCTTCTAAAAAGTTTCTTGCTGCTTCAGCTTCCGCGCCTGACGGCGCTTCAGCTCTGCGTGCTACCGCCCAGCGGGCTCACGCCCTTAAGCTACAAGATTTAATCCGCTGCCTTTGCCTTCAACTTTGCGGGAACTTCGAGCGGTGCTGGAAGTTTCGATCGGTTGAAGTGGATCGCGATTGCGCATTCCATAACCTTTTAAGTTTGGCATTTCAGAGTAACCTTCGCGACGTCCTTGTGAACCGAAGTTTTCGTTGAACTGGTTCCAGAACTGGCGAGCTTGATCACGCTGCTGATTGCCGTTGTTATTGGTTTGGTTTTGCATCGCTGTATCCGCAGACGTTGAATTCACAACATCCACCTTTACATTTTCCATTGAGAGCTTGTGAGCAGCAAGACTGGTTTTCAGTTCAGCTAGACTAGACTCAATCGCCTTCTTAGCCTCTTGAGTATCTGCTGACATCTGCATGTTCACTTTACCGTCTTGAAGCATCACTTTCAGATGAATGGTTCCCATGCCTTCTGGAGTCATTTGAACTTTCATCTCCCCGCCACCTTTTTTAATAAGATATTGGGCTTGATTCATGAGCTGCTTCACTGCGGCTTCGTTCTCAGCTTGATTGACGGGCGTTGGCGCTGCAGCTGCGGCTACAGGTGTTGCTTGAGGCAGACCCAAAGCTTCGCCCTTGATAGGCTGAGCATGAACCGCTTCAAGACCGGAAAGGCTGGATTTGAAATCCGCACTTTTCGTCGTCAGTTTCGTCAATGCACTTTCTTTTTCAGAGGACATTCCCTGTTGCGCCAGATTCTGCGAATTCTGTTGCATCATTTGTCCCTGAGATTGGTTTTGGAAGAATTCCTGATTGGCCATCTTGGCATTCGCCTGCGGAACTTGTCCGGCAAGCAATGCTTGAGGCTTTTCAAGTTTAGGAGCTTGCGCTACCTGTTGGAACTCATTCATCAACTCAGGAGCTTGTTCCGCCGCTGGTTGCCCTTCAGCACCTTGAGCTTTCGCCGCCGCTTGTTTCGCCGCGAGTGCCGCCAACAAGGCCGGAGACATCGTCTCATTCATTTGGCCTTTTAAGTGCGGTGGCAATTCAGGCAATGGCTTTGCGTTGGCCGGAGCTTCAGGCATTTCCATCACCGGCGGCGCTTCCATTGGAACTTCCTGGTCTAACGCCGCTGACATAGACTCTTCATCTATGTTCAGATTTTGCGCTAAAGCCGCGTCCAAGGACGGCATTGCCGTGGGTGGAGTTTGCTGCTCTGGGGTCGTCCAAAACTTTTTATTCATGCGATCTACGGAAGCGGTCAAAGCATCTTGCTTGCCTTGAGCCGTCGCCACACGCATTTGCATGTTTTGTTGAGTCATACCAGCGCCACCCGTCACCATTTCTGGTGTCGGCTTGGGTTGTTGCTGTGTTGGCATCTGACTGAGTTGCACAAGCAAAGCGGCATACATGGCCTGCGCTTTTTCAGCGTCTGCTTCGCTTAAACCCAATTGATCAATCACAGCTTCCGCTGTTACCTCGGGAGATTGTGTAAGTTGCTTGTCGTCCAGCTGGGCCATCGCCTCCACAAGTCGTGTGGGAGGGATTTGGAATTCACTCTCGAATGAGTCCATGAACTCTTGAATTGCCTGCTGTCGAACTGCCTTCTTGGCTATCTTCCCTTCGGTTTTGTCGACCGGTTGTTCCTTCTTCGCTTCGGCCTTGGCTTGCTGAGGTTCTTTTTCCTCTTTCTGCCGAGTTTCCTTCTGCGGTGACTCTTTCACTTCCTTCGATTCTTTCGGGCTCTTTGCAGACATCTTGTCTTCGAGGGCCTTGCCGAATGAAGATTCGGAGCCGGAACCTTTGAAGTCTTTATCCACCGTTCTTTCCGGTTGAGACCTCAAATCGGTCGCACCCACCATTGGGGGTCCGACGATACTTTGTAACAAACCTTCCTCCTTCCTTGGAAAAAGTTTTATTTATTTTGCGTCGCTTGCGGGACGTCTTTTATAGCCAGCGAACATCTCAGACAGAACCTGAGCCTTCTCTGGTTTTAACAAATTCATAATATCAGCAGCGTTCTTCTTTTTCATACGACCAAGTATTTCAATTGCCAAATCCTCGTCCATTGTCTCAAAGACTTTGGCCGCTTGTGGCGCTTTCATATTGGTGTACATCTGTACCAAGGTATCGACCTTCTGGTCGTCAGCCTTGACCCGTTCTTCAAGGATGCCGGAAATTTTCGCGCGCATCTCTTCAAGATCTTTCAAACGCTTTTCCAGTTCCACTTTCTGTACTTGAAGTTCCCCCTCCATACGGTTGAGTTCTTCTTCACGTGCATCAAGTTCTTTTTTTCTTTCATTTAATTTTTGCAGGTGATCAATTTCAACGCTACTCATAGAAGCCGCCGCTGGAGCGCTTTCCACGGATTTTTCCACAGGCGCAGCTGCCGCCGCTTTCGGTGCTTCTTCAGCATAGGCCTGACCGGTCATTTGAAATTCCACGCGCTTGATAATTCTTTCGACTTCTTCGTGATTTTGGAATCCCCAGATTGCCATCATCAAACCCATAAAAGAAACGCCCACCATCTTCCAAGGAATCGTGGCTTTTTTCTTCCTTTTTGGTTGAGACATTTTCATACGGCGGCGCAGTTGTTGCTCAACGTCTTCCGATGCAAGATCCAAATGCAATTTTGTCGCTGCAGGTTTTTTATTGAACTTCATTCCACCTTGCTGTTGATCGGCGACTTTACGTGCATTTTGGAAAAATTGATCGTATCCGTTTTTCATTCTTTAGGATTCCTTCACCGCTTTAAAGCGCAGGATGCTTTGCTCATCCATGTCTTTTTGGTCTTGCGCAAGTCTACCAAGTCGATATTCCTCGAACTTGTTTTCACGCATCTTCTCCATAATTTTATATTCCTGAGCGGCTTGTCGCAAAATCTCTCTTTTGGCCTCGACCAATTTTTCGATTTCTTGAACTTTTTGCTTTTGGCGCTGGATGCGGATTTGCTGCCCTTTTAAGAATTCATGAATCTGAGACAGAGCTGGACCTTGGGCCCCGCCCTGATGCGCTAAAGCGCCGGCTTGCGCATGCGCTCCCGTCACTTGCTCATTCATCTGCTCAAGAAGCTCGTTTTCTTTGTTTAAAAGAAGCATGGCCCCCTGAAAGTCCTTCTGGGCCAGATTTTCCTTGATCTTACGATGTTCTAAGACTTTTTGGAGTGGAAATTTAAACTTCATGTTTGCTTACTCCAGCTTCGGGCCTCCGGCCCTTATACTTCACGCTTAAGCGTTCATAAGGATTTGCTGCATTTGACGGACGGTCTGGGTGAAATTTGTTGGGTCTTCGACTCTTTGTTTTAAGAAGTCATTCACCGCATCGATCACTTTCACCGCTTTATCGATCTTAGGATTTGATCCCGGCTTATAGGCACCGATATTGATCAAATCTTCGGCGTCTTTATAGACGGCTAAGGTTTCTCTGAGCTTCTGCGCGAGCTTAGCGTGTTCTGGCGAAGAAACCGCTCGCATCACCCGACTTGCACTTTGCATAACATCAATCGCTGGGAAATGACCTTTTTGCGCCAAAGCACGGCTTAAAACAATATGTCCATCGACGATGGAACGAACTGAATCCCCAATAGGATCATTCATATCGTCACCTTCAACGAGAGTCGTATAGAAACCTGTGATACTGCCTTCTCCTTCAAAAGAACCGGCACGCTCTAAAAGTTTTGGCAAAGTAGCAAACACACTCGGTGTATAACCTTTTTGTGAAGGCGGCTCTCCTGTGCTAAGACCGATTTCACGTTGAGCCATCGCAAAACGTGTGACGGAGTCCATCATTAAAAGAACATTTTTGCCCTGAGAACAGAAATACTCTGCCAAGGCTGTTGCCACATAGGCTCCACGCATACGAAGCAGCGGGCTTTGGTCACTGGTCACACAAACAACCACAGATCGAGCCATTCCCTGCGGCCCCAAATCGTGTTCGATGAACTCCCGAACCTCACGCCCACGTTCACCAATCATCGCGATCACATTCACGTCGGCATTGGTGTTTCGGGCCATCATCCCCAAAAGGACAGACTTACCAACACCAGAACCTGCCATAATAGCGACACGCTGGCCCAGGCCCGCGGTTAATGCGCCATTGATAGCACGAATGCCCAAGTCAATAGGTTCGCGAATAGGGCGACGATCCAAAGGATTTCGCACTTCACTGTAAAGAGGAATTTCACGGAAATTTTCGACTTCGCCCTTGTCATCCAAAGGACGACCTAAGCCATCCACCACACGGCCTAAAAGCTCATCACCCGCACGGACCGTGGCAATCTGGCGAGCCAGAATGATTTTAGAACCCAAAGCCACGCCACGCATGTCATTCAGGGCCATCATCAGAACATGTTTGTCTTTAAAACCAACAACCTCCGCCAGGAAGGACTTATCCATACCCGAGGGGATGATTTGCACGATACTTCCGACACTGGCACCTGGAAGATAGCCCTTAATCAGCATGCCATTTACTTCCGTCACTTTACCGCTATCGCGAGTCAAGTGGATGGAGCTGATGACATCAGAGTACTTCTCCAGATTCAGTTCAAGTTCGTTCATTAGCTAGCAACCTTGTCTTTAACTTTCGGCATGTTTTCAGAAAGAGCGGTCCACAGTTGTTCAATACGCTGTTCAATGCGCGCATCGACTTCACCGTAGTTGGTTTCAACAATACAACCGCCGTCGGCGACTTCAGAACTTGGCTCAAAACGGATTTTCTTTACGAATTCCAACTCGCGGCCCGATTCTTTTTTCAGCTCCTCGAGGAATTCAAACTGTCCCGGAGAAACGCGCACCGTGATATTTTCTTCGTCTTGAGAAAGACTGACGGCATCTTTGAGGATTTGGATCATCACTTCATTATTATTCTGAAGCTCCGTCTTCGCCAGACGAGCCGCCATGTGGAAAGCCAACTTGACCAAATGAGACTCATTGAATGCGGCCATCTCTGTTTTCATTTCTTTGATGCCGTTCAAAAGAACATCCATGGTTTCCATGCGCGAAGCGATTTCCGCAGAAACTTTTTCAAAAGCCTCTTTGCGGCCTTCTTCCAACCCTAGGCGATAAGCCTCTTCATAAGCGCCCTCTTGAATCTCTTTTAGTTTTTCAAGAGCCGCTTCTTCGACCTTTTCTTCTTCACTGACTTGCTCGACATCATCAATACCCGTTTGCATACGGACGGCATCGTTCATTCGGAAGTCAGAACCCTTTTTCTTTTCGGCAAGATAGTTTAAAGCCTGCTCGGGAGTACCCAGATCGAAACGAACGGGTACAAACTCAAGCACGGTCTTTTCAGCCACTTCCTTAGGAAGAACTGACTTCGTCTTAGCATTAAGAGAGGCGTTAGAGCTCCCGGAGCCCGAACTAAGCTTGGAATTAGACCATTGCATCTTCTGAACCACCTCTTGCGATCAAGATCTTTCCTTCCGCCTCTAAGCGGCGAGCCACGTTGACGATCTCTTGTTGTGCAGACTCGACGTCTGACAAACGAGAAGGTCCCATGTTCGACAAATCTTCGCGCAACATATCTGCCGCACGTTGAGAAAGATTCTTGAGGATTTTTCCACGAATCTCTTCGCTGGCTGTCTTGAGTGCCAGAAGAAGTTTTTCGTTCGGCACTTCTTTGAGAAGCGCTTGAATACCACGGTCGTCGATTTTGACAACGTCGTCGAAAACGAACATGAGCTTGCGGATCTCTTCGGCAAGAAGAGGATCTTTTTCTTCCAAGCGGGACATGATCGCCGTCTCGGTATTCTTGTCCATAACGTTGAGCATTTCCGCCACCGGCTGAACACCCCCCAAAGCGGCTTGTTCGACCGTTGCCGTATTGGACAATTGGTTTTTCAAAACTTTGTCGATTTCAGAAATCAATTCCGGATCTACGTGTTCCAAGTTCGCCATACGCAGTACCACTTCGGCTTGAAGGGCTTCTGGAAGACGTTTTAGAACCTCACCTTTTTTCTCAGGCTCTAGGTGCGCCAAGATCACAGCGACTGTCTGAGGATGTTCGTTCACTAAGAACGTCGCCAAAGATTTCGCATCGACCATTTCAAGAGACTCCAAAGAGCGCGATCCACCGGATGTGATATTCAAACCACCCAGGATACCACGGGCTCTTTCCTCTCCCAAGGCATCGACGATCGTGTCTTTGGCAGAGATGCTTTCAGAGAAGATGTAATCTTCTGTTTCAGAGATCATTTCATAGAACTCTTCCAACACACGCTTTGTCACGTGAACAGGAACGACACGCAATTTACTCATCTGATTGATAAGTTTGCGAATGTCAGCATCATCCATGCGGCGAAGAAGGACTTTGACAGCGTCTTTACCCAGATAGTTGATAAGGATTGCGGCCTTATCAAAACCTTTGAGCTGTTCATACTCGATATTATCGGCCTTATGTAATTTCATTAGCCATCCTTCCTAACAAGCCACATACCAAAGGCATTGGCTGCTTTCTCTTCGTCTCGTGACATAGTCGCCATGATACGATCTTTGAGAAGTTCGCTTTCCGCTTTTTCTGGATCGATTGATTCCTGCAGGACAGGAAGAGCCGCCGACATACCAGGAAGCGTGTTATCCACGGATTGTAATTCTTCAAGTTCTTCAATTGTACGAGGCAACATTTCCTCCACAGAGTCTTGGAAGCTGTCTGTAATCCACTGCATGAATGGACGAACCACGATGAAGAAGAACAGAGCCAAGCTGAATCCCAACAACGCCCATTTAAACAAGGCATGGATCAACTTCTTGCGTTCCAATGTCGTTAAGATCTTCTCTGCTTCAGAGAAGTCTTCTGGTTGGAACTGCATGCTTTCAATTTTAACACTGTCACCACGAGCTGTATTGAAACCGATCGCGTTTTTAACCAGGTCTTCGTACTTTTTAAGATCTTCCGCGCTGCGAGGTTGGTAAGTCGTCTCTGTTGTGCCGTCTTCTTTTGTTTTAGTAACGGCAATACCATCAACCACAACCGCGACACTCACGCGCTCTAAGTTCCCAGCGGCCTCACGAATGTTGCGCACTGTTTTTGGAACTTCATAGTTCGTCGTTTTGATTTCTTTTTTAACGTCTTGCTTGAAGCCTACAGTTCCTTGATCTTCCGCACCTGGAAGATTCGAACGAGACCCCGGAACGCCGGCTGGATTCACACGCGAACCATCTAAAGATTCTTCCTCAGATTGTTGTGAACGAATCGCCGTTTTATCTGGATCAACCAATTCTTCAACCGAAGAGATCACACGGTGATTCAAAGTCGCATCCACTTTCGCAACGACTTTAGCGTGACCTACTACTTTAGAAAGGATGTCTTCGATACGATTCTCAAGATCGCCTTCGATTTTTGCCTTTAGATCCAAAAGATCGTTAGAACCTGTCGTCGCGCCATTTTCCTGACGAGTCAGAACTTTACCACGTTCATCAAGAACGGTGACTTTATCAGCATCCATACCTTCAACTGCATTCGCAACTAGGTAGCGGATACCACGAACTTGTTCCGGAGCAAGTTCTTTACCTTGATGAAGTTCAACCACAACCGAAGCTGATGCCTGGCCGCCTTCTTCAAGGAATGTTTTTTTATTTGGCAAAGCCAAGATTACTTTGGACTGTTTTACGGCCGTCAAAGTGTTGATCGCTCTCATCAATTCACCTTGAAGGGCTCTTTGGTAATTGATTTTCTGAGCGTAAGAGTTCATCCCAAAATCTTGCTTATCGAAAATTTCAAGACCGATGGAACCCATTTTTGGAGAGCCGATTTCAGACATCAACGTCATTTGCGTTGAATGAAGAAGCTCTTTCGGAATAGCAACAGTTTTACCTTCGTCACGAAGTTGGAAGGGGATGTTCTTTTCATTCAGTTTTGCAACGATGGTAGAAACTTGTTCTGTCGGAATATTGGTGAAAAGCGGTACATAGTCTTTACCGGATGCCATGAAAAGCATCGTCAATAAAGCCACAACAGCTATGACTGTAACCGCAATGACTGAAAGTCTTTTGGTTGGCCCTAAATTCTTGAAGAACTCTCTAAACTGGACAACCAATCCGCCAAATATTTTGTTCAAGGTAACCCCTCCGACCTAAAACCGAAATCTCAAATAAATTAAATCAAACCTGCATTTTCATGACTTCTTGGTACGCATCAATAATCTTGTTACGTACTTGCACCATCACTTTGAGGGCGATGTCTGCTTTTTCAGCGGCGATCATGACTTCTGCGACGTTGTCTGTTTTTCCAGTGGCCAAGTTTTGCATAGCCTTATCCGAAGACTTTTGCATCTCGTTCACACTGCTGACAGCGTCCTTCAGGGTGTCGGCGAAGCTCTTGCCAGTATCTGCTGTAGAACTCGTTGATTTAGGACCCTCGATGCTTAAAGACTTGGAGTCACGAATGACACCAGTATCGAGAAACCTGTTTGCATTTGATACAGTAAAACCCTCCATGGCTTCACCTTCTCCTCTTACAAAAATTGTATAAAACTAAACTAAAAAAGTCCTTAAAATTTGCCCCAGTCTAGGAAAATTCCTCCTGGGCTTTCAGTCTTAGCGACCTATCTCCAAAGCACTCAGCGCCATATCTTTTGACGCTTGAAGAGCCGTCACATTCGCCTCATAGGAGCGAGTGGCCTGTATCATATTGGTCATCTCTTCCATAAGGTTGATATTGGGATAAGCGACGTATCCATCGGCATTTGCATCAGGATGATCTGGTTCATATTTCAACAATGGGGCTTTGCGATCCGAGATAATATCGGTGACCTGGACCCTTTGGAAATTTCCTTTGGGATCGGTCGAGGTGATGATCTCACCAAAATTTTTGGCGTCGGGCATCGACTCGAAAACCACATCCTTACGGCGATACGGACCGCCTTCAGGTGTCTGAGTCGTATTGATATTCGCGATGTTGCTCGCAATAGTATTCATGCGCATTCTTTGCGCTGCCATACCACTGCTACTTACTCTCATCCCTGTCAGAAAATCAGCCATCCTGGCCTCCTCTCAGAACTCTCAAATCCTAAGTTCTATCTGCCGTCGTTCGCCGCGTATTTAAGAGCGGCCATTTTTTTATTGATCAGTTGCAGAGCTGCTTTGTACAGAACCGCATTTTCTGATAACGCCGACATTTCTTTTTCTACGTCCACTGTGTTGCCATCGTTATTCACGGCACCTTCAGGGTCTTCATAGATATCAGGTCTAGTTTTTGAAACAGAAACCCCACCGATGCCGAAGTGCTGTGAATCACTTGTGCTTAGGGAGTTTGCGCCATCTAAATCCAGGGCTCTTTGCAACGCGCCTTCGAAATCCATTTTCTTAGCGTGATAGCCCGGAGTCTCGGCATTCGCGATATTCGAAGCCGTGACGTTGTGGCGGAGTTGTCTCATCGCCAACGATGTGGCGAGGGCATTGGTTGTTTTATCAAAAATTCCGTTACTCATAAAACACCGGCCTCCTTGTATTCGTTTAATTTATTTCTCAATGTTCTAATACTAATCCCTAACATCTGAGCGGCTCGAGTACGGTTCTGCGCCGTCAACTCCAAGGTCTGTATGATAAGACGCTTTTCCACCTCAGAAAGGGACATTCCAGGGGCAAAATCCAGCTCCATATCCTCAACAATGGCCTCAAATTGAATAGATTCGGGGCCAATCAGTGAAGATTTTGCAAGAACGACGGATCTTTCAAGAACGTTTTCAAGTTCACGGATGTTTCCCGGCCAGTTCCATGCCGTCAAACGCTCGTAAGCTTCGGCCGTCAAACGCAAGCCAGACTTCCCGTGCATGATTTGCGCGACTTCTAAAATAAAAGTCACAATATTCTGAAAATCAGCCAAACGATCTTCAAGGCGAGGAACTTCTAAATGAACCACTGCTAATTTATAGAACAAATCCTGACGGAACTGTTCTTGCTTAACCAACGAGCGAAGATCACGTCGTGAAGTAGAAATAAAACGTGGGCGAGAAGAGCCCGCTCTTTCCACAAGCCTCATCAATTCATTTTGCAAAGCAGGATTTGCACAATCCAAATCCTCAATCAAAAGAGTGCCACCATCGACCTTTGAAAAATCAAAACCGCCGGCATTCTTACAGTCCAAAGTGTACAAACGGGCCGAACGGCTTTTAGCATAAATATAGCGAGCTAAACTGGTTTTTCCCACACCGGCTTCACCAAGAATCAGCAGGCTTGCTTGCGTTGCCGCCAACTGCAAACTTAGCTGCTTTACTTCGTGCATTCTTCTGTCTTCGATGTGTATCGCATCAAAATCAAAGTACGACATCAAATCTCCCTATTGCCCTTGCTCGTTCTCAGACATCGCTGGAATTCTTTGGATATATTTCTTGTAACCGTCGCGCCATTCGGAATTCTTCAGCTGCTCTTGCGCTAAGTTTTTCCAAAAGCCACTTTTTTCACCTTTAAATTCATTCCAAACTTCGGCGGCTTTTTGCACTTCACCGCGTTTGAAATAAATTT
This window contains:
- a CDS encoding flagellar hook protein FlgE produces the protein MGILSSLYTGVSGMTAQGEALGVIGDNIANANTIGFKASRAEFQDIISKNLKGILGGNQIGRGVKIGAVNPILTQGNIDATEKVTDLAISGDGYFKVKGSDGESFTRDGSFHFDREGYLVTNDNQRVQGFSTDEKGNIVNKMTDIKFPRALIPAKATKELKLDLNLDSRMEATKKFDIKDPYSTSHYSTGVEMYDSQGNKHLVSFFFNKVADREWEFKGLVDGKEVTGGEDGALSQVVAGKLTFTVDGKLDSQEVTDSAFNFKGGALQGQQVKINFGDAIKDGGKGLEGTKQYGKNSDLISWNQDGAAAGTITGLSFNDEGILTAVYSNGQASDLAQIALAKFENPEALFKVGNNRLKESRDSGAASLGGPGSAGRGKLFAKSLERSTVDLATEFVNMIQNQRGFQANAKTITTTDELLNEVIQLKR
- a CDS encoding TIGR02530 family flagellar biosynthesis protein, whose amino-acid sequence is MVDLKKIQTFDQLVPSQPGKIKQPDLGKGPSFKDTLNNISGVTPQNVGQVNPQGLAKAVEGVKFSNHAIERMRTRGISYSPEDITKLQDAISRAAAKGSKDSLVLMNDSALIVSVKNNTVVTVMDKNALKENVFTNIDSTVVI
- a CDS encoding flagellar hook assembly protein FlgD; translated protein: MAVMSTKLGVNAFGATTTKAENVGASNISALDKDKLGGENVGEVLNKIVDANWTDPAKKARTTGNPNLDKDAFFKLMLTQMKNQDPTNPMKSHEMAAQLANFSSLEQMQNMNRTLEELKNGQKPTESFQALNLIGKAVSGDSSKVVRGVNDKEHDFKFNLPMEAAEVSVKVRDAEGNIVRSYNLKGLKPGENKLTWNGEDEKAMKAPPGEYQFIAEAKTGDGKKMGLKTDFEGMITGVSYSPEGPVLHVGNQAIRFSDVKKITDPRLMSNDQKINDVTNLDLKKDDALGQTEKEGNVVQQTSSTASAPTAKSNIMKNVGLSRDMMEKIAKETAK
- a CDS encoding flagellar hook-length control protein FliK, translating into MLQSIVGPPMVGATDLRSQPERTVDKDFKGSGSESSFGKALEDKMSAKSPKESKEVKESPQKETRQKEEKEPQQAKAEAKKEQPVDKTEGKIAKKAVRQQAIQEFMDSFESEFQIPPTRLVEAMAQLDDKQLTQSPEVTAEAVIDQLGLSEADAEKAQAMYAALLVQLSQMPTQQQPKPTPEMVTGGAGMTQQNMQMRVATAQGKQDALTASVDRMNKKFWTTPEQQTPPTAMPSLDAALAQNLNIDEESMSAALDQEVPMEAPPVMEMPEAPANAKPLPELPPHLKGQMNETMSPALLAALAAKQAAAKAQGAEGQPAAEQAPELMNEFQQVAQAPKLEKPQALLAGQVPQANAKMANQEFFQNQSQGQMMQQNSQNLAQQGMSSEKESALTKLTTKSADFKSSLSGLEAVHAQPIKGEALGLPQATPVAAAAAPTPVNQAENEAAVKQLMNQAQYLIKKGGGEMKVQMTPEGMGTIHLKVMLQDGKVNMQMSADTQEAKKAIESSLAELKTSLAAHKLSMENVKVDVVNSTSADTAMQNQTNNNGNQQRDQARQFWNQFNENFGSQGRREGYSEMPNLKGYGMRNRDPLQPIETSSTARSSRKVEGKGSGLNLVA
- a CDS encoding MotE family protein, whose amino-acid sequence is MKNGYDQFFQNARKVADQQQGGMKFNKKPAATKLHLDLASEDVEQQLRRRMKMSQPKRKKKATIPWKMVGVSFMGLMMAIWGFQNHEEVERIIKRVEFQMTGQAYAEEAPKAAAAAPVEKSVESAPAAASMSSVEIDHLQKLNERKKELDAREEELNRMEGELQVQKVELEKRLKDLEEMRAKISGILEERVKADDQKVDTLVQMYTNMKAPQAAKVFETMDEDLAIEILGRMKKKNAADIMNLLKPEKAQVLSEMFAGYKRRPASDAK
- the fliJ gene encoding flagellar export protein FliJ; translation: MKFKFPLQKVLEHRKIKENLAQKDFQGAMLLLNKENELLEQMNEQVTGAHAQAGALAHQGGAQGPALSQIHEFLKGQQIRIQRQKQKVQEIEKLVEAKREILRQAAQEYKIMEKMRENKFEEYRLGRLAQDQKDMDEQSILRFKAVKES